One Desulfovibrio sp. JC010 genomic window, CTGCTTTTGATGACATGACGGTATTCTTCCATTCCCGGGTTGTTCAGCTCACTCCGGAACATGTGGAAGATTTCAGCCCCCAGCTGTTCGTGGTCATCGTCAGGAACCCATTCAAATGGATAGTCCTGAATAACGTAATCATCGCCGAGTTCTATGGTTTGAAAAATCCAGACCCGGGTGACTCCGGTAATACGTCCCAGAGCGGCCATAAGGTCGAAAACACCCTCCGGCCAGCCTTTGCCGGATGTGATTTCTTCGGCACTGCGGGATATGGCGGCCAGCAGTCGGTCGCGTACAGTCAGTCCGCCTTCAATTGCTGCGGAAGTTTTACCGATTCTGAGGGTCATGTAAATTTAGTAACAGATCAGTTTTTTGATGGGAAGAATGGCTGGCTTATTTAATGCGGTTTAATTTCTCAGCCTCTTTTATGTCTTATCGCTTCGATCCTTATTTGGAAAATTCACTTATCCCGGTCATCACGAACTGGACGCCCATGGCAATAATCAGGACTCCCATGTAGCTTGAAATCATCTTTCGTGTTCCGCTCTTTTCTTTTTGTCCTTTTGAAAATCTGGCGGTAAATAAAAGTGCCGCAGCCAGAACAGCCAGTGCTATGACTACTCCCGCAATGGCGGTTATGGGCAGGGTGTGGCTGCCGTGCGCAGCCGAGATAGTTATCACTGCGGTGATGGTTCCGGGGCTTGCGGCAAAAAGGATCAGCGGGGAAAGTGAAGTTTCACTGGGTTGCGCGGTTCCATTGCCGGTGGAATCGTTTTGTCCCGGAGTAAGCATGTTTGCCCCGATCCATGCGAGGATGCCCCCGCCTGCACAGGAGAAGGCCGCCATGGATATGCCGAAGTTTTTGAGTATTGCCATTCCGAACAGGGCGGAAGCAAAGAGTACTGCACCGATTGCTGTAAGTGCTTTAAGTGCTTCTTTTATTTTTTGCTCGGCAGGGATATTCTGTACACAGTCGCTGAATATTGCGACGCAGACCAGCGGGTTGACCAGAGCGAGGATGGTTATAACTGCTTGGATGTATTCTTTCATGGTTCTTAACTCTTACAAGGATTTGATCA contains:
- a CDS encoding MarC family protein, with product MKEYIQAVITILALVNPLVCVAIFSDCVQNIPAEQKIKEALKALTAIGAVLFASALFGMAILKNFGISMAAFSCAGGGILAWIGANMLTPGQNDSTGNGTAQPSETSLSPLILFAASPGTITAVITISAAHGSHTLPITAIAGVVIALAVLAAALLFTARFSKGQKEKSGTRKMISSYMGVLIIAMGVQFVMTGISEFSK